The genomic interval GGATGGCAGCCGTACCTTCTTCTCAGACGGGAATAATTCTACATTCTGCGCGCAACAACTTCGCATTTAACATTCCCGAAATGTGACACAGACTGAACCAAAAGATTGAGAAGAGTAAATCTGCGCTGAAATGTACGGAAGTGGGTATTCGAAATTCAACGCTATCTGTCTCCAAGATCCCGAGATCATGTTTACCTTTCCCCCGGTCATTATCATGAGATTCCCATATGCATATGCACCACTCTTTCTATGCGCCGGAATTCGTCTATggtcttttttcccttttatTTCGTCAACTCCTCAAAAATCTTGATAAGACTTCTAACGCCAAAAAGGCTGTTCTCATCTGGTCCTTGCCCAGGAACCCAGGTGGCATGCGCAAAATCGATCAGCTTGAGCGAGTAGATCTTTGGCAGTGAGGCAAACTCTTCGTCATCgctctccgcctccccggcgagctggaggacCTTGACGTCTCCCTCAATGACTCCATTAATCGTGGTACCATTCCCCTGCGGCAGGATAATCTCTCCTTCACCGTCCATAACGATGCCGCTGTCAACGCGGGACGCGAGGGGAACAGGTTCCTTCTCGGTAGCCTCctttggtggggttgttggcgttTGGTTCTCGATGGCCGCCCTGAGCGCATCACCGTCTCCTTCAAATGTAAACAGCAGACTGGCCGAGTACATTCTTGTTTCTGAGCTGGCAAGGACCTGTTCCACTCTCTTCAGGTCGTTGACGAAAGCCTCGGCCACAGCCCGCCCAAGGTCCTCGTCGATATTCGCTCGCGGGTTAAAGATGAATTTGCGAATCTCATCCACAACGTTGTCCTTGTTGACCACCAGCCTGCCATGGTCCTTGTTATAGACCTTGTAGCCTTCCTGGTCCCACTCGTCTGGGTTCTCCCCCCCCTTGTATACGCGCATGCCCGCGATGCGAAAACCGTGCGATCCGTTTGTGGTGACCTTGGTGATCTCGTCGAACCGCTTGCGCTTCTCCATGGGCGCATCGTCTGCCCAAAGTCTCTGACCAAGCTTGGCGTCCAAAATATTGGGGCGCTTGAACCCGTAGGCAGCATTCTCCAACACCACTGACTTGTCCGTGGCAATCTTGCGGCTCTTGTTGGGTTTCCAGGAGACATTGTCCTTGCTAGCAGCCAGCGCATCTgcctccttggcagcctcggccgCCGCGACGTCGGCAGCGTGTTGCTTGGCCATGCggacagcctcctccttgaagTGCTGGGTCATATGCTCAACAGCCGCGGGGATCTGCTCCTCGATATCGTGGACATCGGATGCGTCGTTCAGGACGAGGGTGCCAAGATACTCGGGCATCAAGTCGGCAAAGGCGGGGTGATCCTTGAAGGCCTTTTCGTAAAAGTCGATTTCTTGCTGGACACAGGGCTTGATGAAGAGCTCGCCTTCGGGATCGCAGAGTGTGCCATCGCTATACAAAAAAAACATGTTCGTCAGTTACCTTTGCGCCATGCGCGCGCGACGAGGCAGGGCTGTGCGCTTACTGTCCAGCGACGGCGAAGTTGTAGGGCTGCAAATCAGCGTGCTTGGGGATCTCTCTGTTGCTAATCATTTTGGCGATTCTTTGGGACGATTCTCTATGATCGCAGAATTTCCAAGGAGAAAATGCGAATCAAATGTGTGTGGATTTGCCTGCGGGCTGCCTATTTGtattggggggaggggtcgggCCGCAATTGTGAGAGCTGGGTGCATCGAGGTGCGTCGGTCTGTCAAAACATAAAACAAGGGTCGATGATGGTCTCTGGAGATGTTGGTTGAAGGAAAGCAGCGGGTCAATGAGATGGGAAAAGCGGACATTTTCTACAAGACGCGGAGTTTTGCGGATCGGGGGGGGGGAACGgcatgggggttggtggtcgGCGCATCGCAGAGGCGGAGCGCATtgccaacctccaactcccaaaGCGCATCCCATCTCATGAGGGGTCTCTCCGCACTCACAATAGTGGATCGCTTCGCCAACGCCAAAGGATTGGGCAACCAATGGCATCCCTCAGGGTCCTCTTCATGCAGACTGCAAACAGGGGTCGGGGAGGACTTGTTCGTCACTGCGCCCACTCGCCCTAACTGT from Podospora pseudoanserina strain CBS 124.78 chromosome 6, whole genome shotgun sequence carries:
- a CDS encoding hypothetical protein (EggNog:ENOG503P2B4; COG:I; COG:K; COG:T), whose translation is MISNREIPKHADLQPYNFAVAGHDGTLCDPEGELFIKPCVQQEIDFYEKAFKDHPAFADLMPEYLGTLVLNDASDVHDIEEQIPAAVEHMTQHFKEEAVRMAKQHAADVAAAEAAKEADALAASKDNVSWKPNKSRKIATDKSVVLENAAYGFKRPNILDAKLGQRLWADDAPMEKRKRFDEITKVTTNGSHGFRIAGMRVYKGGENPDEWDQEGYKVYNKDHGRLVVNKDNVVDEIRKFIFNPRANIDEDLGRAVAEAFVNDLKRVEQVLASSETRMYSASLLFTFEGDGDALRAAIENQTPTTPPKEATEKEPVPLASRVDSGIVMDGEGEIILPQGNGTTINGVIEGDVKVLQLAGEAESDDEEFASLPKIYSLKLIDFAHATWVPGQGPDENSLFGVRSLIKIFEELTK